From Granulicella sp. WH15, the proteins below share one genomic window:
- a CDS encoding ABC transporter permease gives MSTPNQPRFASLVLLLLKLRAVLVLFALLVAFSILTPSFLTTNNLSILAKHVAISAILAVGMTFVVLAGGIDLSVGSIAGLSGMVAGGLLTVGIAGHVTGAVPAAIIALIVSCLVGLLNGVLVSRLGVAPFIATLGTMYIARGTALLLSQGKTFPNLAGTAERGSTGFSVIGQSFFLGVPLPVWLMIVITALAAAVATRTPFGRHVYAVGGNERAARLAGIRVERVKLLTYCFSAVCAGLVGLVIASQLESAHPATGESFELNAIAAVVLGGTSLMGGRGSIGGSLIGAFVIGVLADGLVMLGVSEFWQIVIKGVVIVLAVTVDQLQTKVQSRMTPVTPRAERSTVAA, from the coding sequence GTGAGCACCCCGAACCAACCCCGATTCGCCTCCCTCGTCCTGCTGCTCCTGAAGCTGCGCGCCGTGCTTGTGCTCTTCGCGCTGCTGGTCGCCTTCTCCATCCTGACGCCCAGCTTCCTGACCACGAACAACCTCTCCATCCTGGCCAAGCACGTCGCTATCAGCGCCATCCTCGCGGTCGGCATGACCTTCGTCGTGCTGGCCGGAGGCATCGACCTCTCGGTCGGCTCCATCGCGGGCCTCTCGGGCATGGTGGCGGGCGGCCTGCTCACGGTAGGAATCGCCGGTCACGTCACAGGAGCCGTACCCGCCGCCATCATCGCGCTGATCGTAAGCTGCCTCGTCGGCCTGCTGAACGGTGTGCTCGTCTCCCGGCTCGGTGTCGCCCCATTCATCGCCACGCTGGGCACCATGTACATCGCGCGCGGCACGGCCCTTCTGCTCTCGCAGGGCAAGACCTTCCCCAACCTCGCAGGCACAGCCGAGCGCGGCAGCACCGGCTTCAGCGTCATCGGCCAAAGCTTCTTCCTCGGCGTCCCCCTGCCCGTCTGGCTTATGATCGTCATCACCGCGCTGGCCGCAGCCGTGGCCACACGCACCCCCTTCGGCCGCCACGTCTACGCAGTCGGCGGCAACGAGCGCGCCGCACGTCTCGCGGGCATCCGCGTGGAGCGCGTCAAACTCCTCACCTACTGCTTCTCGGCTGTCTGCGCGGGTTTAGTCGGCCTGGTCATCGCCTCGCAGCTCGAGTCGGCCCACCCCGCCACCGGCGAAAGCTTCGAGCTGAACGCCATCGCCGCCGTCGTCCTCGGCGGCACATCGCTGATGGGCGGGCGCGGCTCCATCGGCGGCTCGCTCATCGGAGCCTTCGTCATCGGCGTGCTGGCCGACGGCCTCGTTATGCTCGGCGTCTCCGAGTTCTGGCAGATCGTCATCAAGGGTGTCGTCATCGTCCTCGCCGTCACGGTCGATCAGCTCCAGACCAAGGTGCAGTCGCGCATGACTCCCGTAACGCCCCGCGCGGAGCGGAGCACGGTGGCCGCGTGA
- a CDS encoding L-fucose/L-arabinose isomerase family protein, producing the protein MMGVQGMTLGVIFGNRDFFPDGLVAEARKDLLEVLAGMGVAVVALTPEQTKLGAVETWQHAVLCGNLLREAKQRIDGVLICLPNFGDEKGIADALRLSELTCPILVQACPDDLDHFGLERRRDSFCGKISACNNLRQYGLKFTLTRDHTVAIKSDRFREDLVEFLAVCRVVKGLRRVRIGAVGARPNAFNTTRYSEKLLEAAGISVNTIDLSEVFGQAAEIGSADRRVVERIDSIKAYADSSAAPDESMLRMAKFAVVIDGWMEELGLTATAIQCWSSMQKNYGVNVCTIMSMMSEQMLPSACEVDIAGVVSMYALQLASGRPSALVDWNNNYGNDPDKCVFFHCGNWAKDFLPDIRIGTAPILGTVLGEANTVGALAGRTPAGPVTFGRVSTDDTSGIIRAYVGEGQFTDDPLDTFGTKAVVAVPRLPELMRYICRNGFEHHAAMTGAHCAGAVTEGLGNYLGWEILNHG; encoded by the coding sequence ATGATGGGTGTACAGGGTATGACGCTGGGTGTGATCTTCGGCAATCGCGACTTCTTTCCTGACGGCCTCGTAGCCGAGGCGCGCAAGGACCTGCTCGAGGTGCTCGCAGGCATGGGCGTAGCCGTCGTCGCCCTCACGCCGGAACAGACCAAGCTCGGCGCAGTCGAGACCTGGCAGCACGCTGTACTCTGCGGCAACCTGCTGCGCGAGGCCAAGCAGCGCATCGACGGCGTACTCATCTGCCTGCCCAACTTCGGCGATGAAAAGGGCATCGCCGACGCGCTCCGCCTCAGCGAGCTGACCTGCCCCATCCTCGTCCAGGCCTGCCCCGACGACCTCGACCACTTCGGCCTCGAGCGCCGCCGCGACTCCTTCTGCGGCAAGATCTCAGCCTGCAACAACCTCCGCCAGTACGGCCTCAAGTTCACCCTCACCCGTGACCACACCGTCGCCATCAAGTCCGACCGTTTCCGCGAGGATCTAGTCGAGTTCCTCGCCGTCTGCCGCGTGGTCAAGGGGCTGCGCCGCGTCCGCATCGGCGCTGTGGGCGCTCGCCCCAACGCCTTCAACACCACCCGCTACAGCGAAAAACTCCTCGAAGCCGCAGGCATCAGCGTCAACACCATCGACCTCTCCGAGGTCTTCGGCCAGGCCGCCGAAATCGGCAGCGCCGACCGCCGCGTCGTCGAGCGCATCGACTCCATCAAAGCCTACGCCGACAGCTCCGCCGCACCCGATGAGAGTATGCTCCGCATGGCCAAGTTCGCCGTCGTCATCGACGGCTGGATGGAGGAGCTTGGCCTCACCGCCACCGCCATCCAGTGCTGGAGCAGTATGCAGAAGAACTACGGCGTCAACGTCTGCACCATCATGAGCATGATGAGCGAGCAGATGCTGCCCTCGGCCTGCGAGGTCGATATCGCGGGCGTCGTCAGCATGTACGCTCTGCAACTCGCCAGCGGCCGCCCCAGCGCGCTGGTGGATTGGAACAACAACTACGGCAACGATCCCGACAAGTGCGTCTTCTTCCACTGCGGCAACTGGGCCAAGGACTTCCTGCCCGACATCCGCATCGGCACCGCGCCCATCCTCGGCACCGTGCTCGGCGAGGCCAATACGGTCGGCGCACTCGCCGGACGTACACCCGCTGGCCCCGTCACCTTCGGCCGCGTCAGCACTGACGACACCTCGGGCATCATCCGCGCCTACGTGGGCGAGGGTCAGTTCACCGACGATCCCCTCGACACCTTCGGCACCAAGGCCGTCGTCGCGGTGCCCCGCCTGCCGGAGCTGATGCGCTACATCTGCCGCAACGGCTTCGAGCACCACGCCGCCATGACCGGAGCGCACTGCGCCGGAGCCGTCACCGAGGGCCTCGGCAACTACCTGGGCTGGGAGATCCTAAACCACGGCTAG
- a CDS encoding D-ribose ABC transporter substrate-binding protein, whose translation MKTAKAFACTALLLLAGCHSHDTRRLVAIIVPSQDNPYFKTEADAAAARALQLGYRVRVDAHNDDAYRQDNLIDAAIASNAAVLILDNAGSDASVSAVRRAAQAGIAVFLIDREIAAHGFAKAQIVSDNDQGARLVAAEFVRSIAADTNGKQAEYVELLGRESDTNAQVRTKGFHAVLDQSPALVKAAAQSANWSQSEAFSKTETMLQAHSGIRGIIAGNDTMALGAAAAIKSAGLHGIKIVGFDGSPDAVEAIKSGEIQATALQPAVLISRIAMDEADAFLKTGSTGKPEMQVIPCDLVVQANAAQYVNFEKRQ comes from the coding sequence GTGAAGACCGCGAAGGCTTTCGCCTGTACGGCCCTGTTGCTGCTGGCCGGATGCCATTCGCACGACACCCGCCGCCTCGTCGCCATCATCGTCCCCTCGCAGGACAACCCCTACTTCAAGACCGAGGCCGACGCAGCCGCGGCTCGCGCGTTGCAGCTCGGCTACCGCGTGCGCGTCGACGCCCACAACGACGACGCCTACCGGCAGGACAACCTGATCGACGCCGCCATCGCCAGCAACGCCGCCGTCCTCATCCTCGACAACGCGGGCTCCGACGCCTCGGTCTCCGCCGTCCGCCGCGCCGCGCAGGCGGGTATCGCCGTCTTCCTCATCGACCGTGAGATCGCCGCACACGGCTTTGCCAAGGCCCAGATCGTCAGCGACAACGACCAAGGGGCACGCCTCGTCGCAGCCGAGTTCGTGCGCTCTATCGCGGCTGATACAAACGGCAAGCAGGCCGAGTACGTCGAGCTGCTAGGCCGCGAGAGCGATACCAACGCACAGGTCCGCACCAAGGGCTTCCACGCAGTTCTCGACCAATCCCCCGCTCTCGTAAAGGCCGCCGCACAGTCGGCAAACTGGAGCCAGTCCGAAGCCTTCAGCAAAACCGAGACGATGCTCCAAGCACACTCCGGCATACGCGGCATCATCGCGGGCAACGACACCATGGCGCTGGGCGCAGCCGCAGCCATCAAGTCAGCCGGTCTGCACGGCATCAAGATCGTCGGCTTCGACGGCAGCCCCGACGCGGTCGAAGCCATCAAGTCCGGCGAGATACAGGCCACCGCGCTGCAACCCGCGGTGCTCATCTCGCGCATCGCCATGGACGAGGCCGATGCGTTCCTCAAGACCGGCTCCACCGGCAAGCCCGAGATGCAGGTGATCCCCTGCGACCTCGTTGTCCAGGCCAACGCCGCACAGTACGTCAACTTCGAAAAGAGACAGTAA